In Bacteroidota bacterium, one DNA window encodes the following:
- the xseB gene encoding exodeoxyribonuclease VII small subunit, translating into MAKNSAGSDFAGFEKEFEHLGEIVERLESGNIPLEEMLRLYEEGTLLASKLAETLKKAELKVQTLSKVHEELASFETSPFDEQE; encoded by the coding sequence ATGGCAAAGAATAGCGCCGGAAGCGATTTTGCCGGCTTTGAGAAGGAATTCGAGCATCTCGGCGAGATTGTTGAACGGTTGGAATCGGGCAACATCCCGCTCGAAGAGATGCTCCGGCTCTATGAGGAAGGGACGCTCCTTGCCTCGAAACTTGCAGAAACGCTCAAAAAAGCCGAACTGAAGGTCCAGACGCTTTCGAAAGTGCACGAGGAGCTCGCATCGTTCGAGACCTCGCCGTTCGATGAACAGGAGTAG
- the xseA gene encoding exodeoxyribonuclease VII large subunit has protein sequence MITQPPAEDLFTSAVSTQKDERAITLTVAGLTKQIRDLLETTFLDVTVEGEISNFLHHRSGHRYWTLKDQDAQISCVFWKSRSASFDIASGQHIVCRGRLTVYPPRGNYQLDVFQVRPVGVGALQLAFEKLFASLKAEGLFDESRKRLLPKFPKRIGIVTSATGAAIHDILTVLRRRYPIADVLLRPAAVQGVGSELQVAQAIREFNSLPAADRPDVLIVGRGGGSLEDLWTFNEEAVARAIFASAIPVVSAVGHEVDVTIADFVADLRAPTPTAAAELITPDRNELVRTITGFASAIQDQTSTQLSSLRSELVSHSAGYGLKYVLSRALEDRITDVTRMASSAKLQADRAVELAILRLDRDRSTLRALDPKGVLERGYAILQRPDGAVVTQPEQLAVDGEATAHIHGGSIRIRRI, from the coding sequence GTGATCACGCAACCGCCGGCAGAAGATCTATTCACCTCCGCGGTCAGCACGCAGAAAGATGAGCGTGCAATCACGTTGACCGTCGCGGGGCTTACGAAGCAGATCCGCGACCTCCTCGAGACGACATTTCTCGATGTGACCGTCGAAGGCGAGATCTCGAATTTCCTCCATCATCGTTCCGGGCATCGATACTGGACGCTCAAAGATCAGGACGCGCAGATTTCATGCGTGTTTTGGAAATCGCGATCTGCCTCGTTTGATATTGCTTCCGGCCAGCACATTGTGTGTCGAGGCAGGTTGACGGTCTATCCGCCGCGAGGGAATTACCAACTCGATGTATTTCAGGTACGACCGGTCGGGGTTGGTGCCTTACAGCTTGCGTTTGAAAAACTCTTTGCCTCGCTGAAAGCAGAAGGATTGTTCGACGAATCGAGGAAGCGTCTTCTGCCCAAGTTTCCGAAACGCATCGGCATCGTTACCAGTGCGACCGGTGCAGCAATCCACGATATTCTTACTGTCCTTCGCCGGCGTTATCCGATCGCAGACGTGTTGTTACGGCCGGCAGCGGTACAGGGAGTCGGAAGCGAGCTGCAGGTTGCGCAGGCAATTCGGGAGTTCAATAGTCTGCCTGCTGCCGATCGACCGGATGTATTGATCGTCGGACGCGGAGGCGGGTCGCTCGAAGACCTATGGACATTCAACGAGGAAGCAGTCGCTCGGGCAATATTCGCCTCGGCAATTCCTGTGGTTAGCGCCGTCGGACATGAAGTCGATGTGACTATTGCCGATTTTGTTGCCGATCTGAGAGCTCCCACTCCGACAGCAGCCGCGGAGTTGATCACGCCGGACCGTAACGAACTTGTACGGACCATTACTGGGTTCGCTTCTGCCATTCAAGACCAGACGAGCACACAACTTTCGTCCCTTCGCAGCGAGCTTGTATCCCATAGCGCCGGCTATGGTCTGAAGTATGTTCTTTCTCGCGCACTCGAAGACCGTATCACGGATGTAACACGTATGGCCTCGAGCGCCAAGCTACAGGCCGATCGTGCCGTCGAACTGGCTATCCTTCGATTGGATCGCGATCGTTCGACCCTGCGAGCTCTTGATCCGAAAGGGGTCTTGGAGCGCGGCTATGCGATCCTGCAGCGCCCTGACGGCGCTGTCGTAACACAGCCGGAGCAACTTGCGGTCGATGGAGAAGCGACCGCCCATATCCATGGGGGAAGCATTCGGATTCGCCGTATATAA
- a CDS encoding T9SS type A sorting domain-containing protein, translating into MRRIFLLLSIILLAGVAHAQEFKLKLTYTVDGTPWAHPLYMGYDPTASDSFDFPARWAMPEYPEGMVEVPSNDFGDVDCRFSGRAINRANLGSGCYIDVRKKPSSGGFELRYEVDLIANVATTAKLSWDQSSIPPIIKHMYLASSEKPDHATLDMTKTGEFNIPMDTFRLGKYRQTIITLLYNQDTLGVEPTESNSTCAIYPTVLNATGGAHVWLSEAGRYTISMIDAVGRVIRQYDLLADVGANRLPNSVSSVPAGTYTVTIRNRENGNLYIRRLIVQ; encoded by the coding sequence ATGCGCCGAATATTTCTTCTGCTTTCAATTATCCTGCTTGCTGGCGTTGCTCATGCCCAGGAGTTCAAGCTGAAATTAACATATACAGTGGACGGTACGCCCTGGGCACACCCACTCTATATGGGCTATGATCCTACCGCAAGTGATTCGTTCGATTTCCCTGCTCGATGGGCGATGCCTGAATATCCGGAAGGAATGGTCGAAGTGCCGTCAAATGATTTCGGTGATGTCGACTGCAGATTCAGCGGTCGAGCGATCAATCGGGCGAATCTTGGATCGGGTTGTTATATTGATGTCCGCAAGAAACCCTCCAGCGGAGGGTTTGAACTTCGCTATGAGGTCGATCTAATCGCAAATGTTGCCACTACTGCGAAACTATCGTGGGACCAGTCCTCGATCCCGCCGATCATTAAGCATATGTATCTGGCCTCTTCGGAAAAACCTGACCATGCAACGCTCGATATGACCAAGACCGGGGAATTCAATATCCCAATGGATACATTCCGGCTGGGCAAGTACCGTCAGACGATTATCACACTGCTATACAATCAGGATACTCTCGGTGTAGAACCGACGGAAAGCAACAGTACCTGTGCAATCTATCCGACAGTGCTCAATGCAACCGGAGGCGCACATGTGTGGCTCTCTGAAGCAGGTCGGTATACTATTAGCATGATCGATGCAGTCGGCCGGGTTATTCGTCAGTATGATCTCCTTGCCGATGTAGGGGCAAACCGTCTGCCGAATAGTGTTTCCTCAGTACCTGCCGGGACATATACGGTCACTATTCGTAATCGAGAAAACGGGAATCTCTATATCCGTAGGCTGATCGTCCAATAG
- a CDS encoding T9SS type A sorting domain-containing protein: MRKRTSFAAIFAIALLGVILSAGSSFAQLFNYTPYPFISINQETYYQDGNYLVPDALPGGARYFLVPVFIYNVADPLKNPNTKDGTWKDDNSRISGVDGQFLVPIRSFSFQLHYPNQAVMLDDDPAHGSPIVTLGPDKSSASSPTLAAPFYFRYTEQSANDTTNPFHRIIRVTGASEVPLPLSPIPAVDSDQVLLYIRFKIIPNWTVNTTIMQLDSAVFADHLGDPQYDPNNWRRGNLAGHRLYQRGQLPVYITAQPAFEFRPFSVFSTQDNKNYDLLPTLVFDPTDPNAQPPSINIQLRDAVASTRLTNVTITTDQDWLTVGTSSNGGQHSIFIQKIDYPGSISSQEVNLWITANPAGLLPGVYYGYVTLTSDGASNSPARIRVMFVVRARPDEPSEAGGTGIRLNITNSCTPTCTRTLVFGTGAGASEGIDLLYGETEFTVGDRALAQSNPDTTQRCYAYFEPLNPNADPEYQNPNFLGTLRDIRSNTTDSTILYKVTFGSGGPLCYPITVCLDPTDLPEGSRVVIRDILNGGNFSFNMREATPVGGQRCIVLRDPSITSFIIEYTRGTKGQFAELQKQAWNFVSLPVVAPDQSPATIFPNATGPAFSYASNAGWTAANQLEFGRGYMIHYGSVIGNDNLVAGTRSYNVSNLRIHAGWNSVGGCSTPVCTDPSKGYIFFTPVAGSNPNPLSEYFEYVPGHGYQTVGYIVPGHGYFVKVSDEGFYNVHGVTNEGCKNIADPTAQLKSELVKVTVRDAAQNAQDLYFGNAENAQPASHYEMPPAFMSFDARFTANNGNIVTGSEAQAVKISSTDYPVTMNFENLNGTVEVRDLTGNVIGSVNGKGSVVIRDASVKTVIVALKGSTTVAANGFSLESAYPNPASSISNFTYSVPTEMFVNVTLTNALGQEVSKLVNATVAAGSHQVQIDGSKLAEGTYFFTIHAGNFSQTQKVTIAH; this comes from the coding sequence ATGCGTAAGCGTACCAGCTTTGCAGCTATCTTCGCGATAGCACTGTTGGGGGTCATTCTGAGCGCTGGGTCGTCTTTTGCTCAGTTGTTCAATTATACCCCGTATCCATTCATTTCGATCAACCAGGAGACCTACTACCAGGACGGTAACTATCTCGTCCCGGATGCACTCCCGGGTGGTGCTCGGTATTTCCTTGTGCCGGTGTTCATTTATAATGTCGCCGATCCGCTCAAGAACCCGAACACGAAGGATGGTACGTGGAAGGACGATAACTCCCGTATCTCGGGCGTTGACGGCCAGTTCCTTGTGCCGATCCGTAGCTTCTCCTTCCAACTTCACTACCCGAACCAGGCTGTCATGCTTGATGACGACCCGGCACACGGTTCGCCGATCGTGACCCTCGGGCCGGATAAGAGCTCAGCATCGAGCCCGACGCTCGCTGCTCCGTTCTATTTCCGCTACACTGAGCAATCAGCAAATGACACCACAAACCCGTTCCATCGTATCATCCGTGTGACGGGTGCGAGCGAGGTTCCGCTTCCGTTAAGCCCGATCCCGGCCGTCGACTCGGATCAGGTGTTGCTCTACATTCGATTTAAGATTATCCCGAACTGGACCGTCAATACGACGATCATGCAGCTCGATTCAGCTGTGTTCGCCGATCACCTCGGCGATCCGCAGTACGATCCGAACAACTGGCGTCGTGGCAACCTTGCGGGTCACCGCTTGTACCAGCGTGGTCAGCTTCCGGTCTATATCACAGCACAGCCGGCGTTTGAATTCCGTCCGTTCTCGGTATTCTCGACCCAGGATAACAAGAACTATGACCTGTTGCCGACGCTCGTATTCGACCCGACGGATCCTAACGCACAGCCGCCGTCGATCAATATTCAGCTTCGTGATGCCGTTGCTTCTACCCGCTTGACGAACGTTACCATCACAACCGATCAGGATTGGTTGACGGTTGGTACGTCATCGAACGGTGGTCAGCACTCGATCTTCATTCAGAAGATCGACTATCCGGGGTCAATTTCCTCACAGGAAGTTAATCTCTGGATCACGGCTAATCCGGCTGGTTTGTTGCCGGGTGTGTACTATGGATATGTCACTCTCACCAGCGATGGTGCATCGAACTCGCCGGCTCGTATCCGCGTGATGTTTGTTGTCCGTGCCCGTCCGGATGAACCGAGCGAGGCTGGCGGAACGGGTATCCGTTTGAACATCACGAACTCCTGCACCCCAACCTGCACGCGTACGCTCGTGTTTGGTACCGGTGCCGGTGCTTCGGAAGGCATCGATCTTCTCTATGGTGAGACCGAGTTCACGGTCGGTGACCGCGCTCTCGCTCAGAGCAACCCGGATACCACCCAGCGTTGCTATGCATACTTCGAGCCGCTCAATCCGAATGCGGATCCGGAGTATCAGAACCCGAACTTCCTTGGTACGCTTCGCGACATTCGTTCGAATACGACGGATTCGACGATCCTCTACAAGGTGACCTTCGGCAGCGGCGGCCCGTTGTGCTACCCGATCACGGTATGTCTCGATCCGACGGATCTTCCGGAAGGATCACGTGTCGTTATCCGCGATATCCTCAACGGTGGCAACTTCTCGTTCAATATGCGTGAAGCAACACCGGTTGGTGGTCAGCGTTGCATCGTGCTCCGCGATCCGAGCATCACGAGCTTCATTATCGAATACACTCGTGGTACGAAGGGCCAGTTCGCCGAGCTGCAGAAGCAGGCTTGGAACTTCGTGTCGCTCCCGGTTGTCGCTCCGGACCAGTCGCCGGCAACGATCTTCCCGAACGCAACAGGCCCTGCATTTTCGTATGCATCCAACGCAGGTTGGACGGCTGCGAACCAGCTTGAGTTCGGTCGTGGATATATGATCCACTACGGCTCGGTCATTGGTAACGACAATCTCGTGGCCGGTACCCGCTCGTACAATGTTTCAAACCTCCGCATTCATGCTGGTTGGAACAGCGTCGGCGGTTGCAGCACCCCGGTGTGCACCGATCCGAGTAAGGGTTATATCTTCTTCACGCCGGTCGCTGGCAGCAACCCGAATCCGCTTTCGGAGTACTTCGAGTACGTTCCGGGTCATGGCTACCAGACGGTTGGGTATATCGTCCCGGGTCATGGCTATTTCGTAAAGGTCTCGGATGAGGGCTTCTACAATGTCCATGGCGTGACGAACGAAGGTTGCAAGAACATTGCTGATCCGACGGCACAGCTCAAGAGCGAGCTCGTGAAAGTAACGGTTCGCGATGCGGCTCAGAATGCTCAGGATCTCTACTTCGGTAATGCAGAGAACGCTCAGCCGGCATCGCACTACGAAATGCCGCCGGCTTTCATGTCGTTCGATGCTCGCTTCACGGCGAACAACGGCAACATCGTTACTGGCTCCGAAGCGCAGGCAGTGAAGATCTCGTCGACCGATTATCCTGTGACGATGAACTTCGAGAACCTCAACGGTACTGTCGAAGTTCGCGATCTCACGGGTAACGTGATCGGTTCGGTCAACGGCAAGGGCTCGGTCGTCATTCGCGACGCAAGCGTCAAGACGGTTATCGTTGCCCTCAAGGGTTCGACGACCGTTGCCGCAAACGGCTTCTCTCTCGAGTCTGCTTACCCGAATCCGGCAAGCAGCATCTCGAACTTCACCTACAGCGTCCCGACGGAAATGTTCGTGAACGTCACACTCACGAATGCGCTCGGTCAGGAAGTCTCGAAGCTCGTCAATGCGACGGTTGCTGCGGGTTCGCATCAGGTGCAGATCGACGGCTCGAAGCTTGCAGAAGGCACGTACTTCTTCACGATCCACGCCGGCAACTTCAGCCAGACGCAGAAGGTCACGATCGCTCACTAA
- a CDS encoding T9SS type A sorting domain-containing protein: MKLFKRILGLAVCVALVGTLAGQSHAQIWADFNMGIENAFYNPLPNGTVINILDFKTFAGVVDLDDGVANDVPTGFTFDYNGNSYNTVNVCVNGWATVGHRDRPVITHDKYYIFLPNEPNNTLAPFFGDHIYRTLADKPAGYTPTVIWYTTNSVPDPNPNAAPGSFLHTFILEWKNLNINDKSNPNSIATFQIQIVENSMANDLDLPDHRATIQFHYGPIGNLGNVKTQGCTVGIDDSTGYSFMNGLFPSLVDGENPARTNTDSLTTCWPPASCLPGRVISFDPEGRGTLAQWGDGDADLTQLTSFDPKVVNNQNRFVTIADADLILGATAQAYPPLDSVEGRNAFHGDCNHNGQYQNPQFAPYFFYRVTPYDAAYILTYLAAKIPFLPWLHVLPSWKEAAGAETNIASIQADVKQAVMNDRTIMVPLVLHGSVNGAVSLECNVASNNPSALEFAGTQTKVGMIYGNAKSGKVAFAATGQFAEGDVLGYLEFVSNDTHVPTSIELNNISINDQAYPAQRSALEMDVTSASATNFSVEKVAPNPFSVSADAATTVHFSMSESNVVTAKIFDLLGKEVRTITAGQTFSAGSHSIQWDGHDNSGAVVPAGVYYYNLSAGSSVLVGKINLMQ, translated from the coding sequence ATGAAGCTCTTCAAGCGGATCTTGGGCCTTGCGGTTTGTGTAGCCCTGGTCGGCACGCTCGCCGGTCAGTCTCATGCACAGATCTGGGCAGATTTCAATATGGGCATTGAGAATGCCTTCTATAACCCGCTTCCGAACGGGACGGTCATTAATATCCTGGACTTTAAGACGTTTGCTGGCGTCGTCGATCTCGATGACGGTGTGGCAAACGACGTTCCGACTGGATTTACGTTTGACTACAATGGCAATAGCTATAACACGGTTAATGTCTGTGTGAATGGTTGGGCCACCGTAGGACATCGCGATCGTCCGGTAATCACGCACGACAAGTACTACATTTTCTTGCCGAACGAGCCAAACAATACGCTTGCTCCGTTCTTCGGCGACCATATCTATCGTACGCTTGCCGATAAGCCGGCTGGGTACACGCCGACCGTGATCTGGTACACGACCAACAGTGTTCCCGATCCGAATCCGAACGCAGCTCCAGGCTCGTTTCTTCATACTTTTATCTTGGAATGGAAGAATCTGAACATCAACGATAAGAGCAATCCGAACTCGATTGCAACGTTCCAGATTCAAATCGTTGAAAACTCGATGGCGAATGATCTTGATCTTCCCGACCATCGCGCCACGATTCAGTTCCACTATGGACCAATCGGTAATCTCGGCAACGTCAAGACGCAGGGCTGCACGGTTGGTATCGATGATAGCACCGGCTACAGCTTTATGAACGGCCTGTTCCCGTCGTTGGTCGACGGAGAGAACCCGGCCCGTACAAACACGGACTCGTTGACGACCTGCTGGCCGCCGGCGAGCTGCTTGCCCGGCCGCGTGATTTCTTTCGATCCCGAAGGTCGCGGTACGTTGGCACAGTGGGGTGATGGTGATGCCGACCTTACTCAGCTCACGAGCTTCGATCCGAAGGTTGTCAATAATCAGAACCGTTTCGTAACGATTGCGGACGCTGACCTTATTCTTGGCGCTACCGCACAGGCATATCCGCCGCTCGATAGTGTCGAAGGTCGTAACGCCTTCCATGGGGATTGTAATCACAACGGACAGTACCAGAATCCGCAGTTCGCACCGTATTTCTTTTACCGTGTGACCCCGTACGATGCTGCGTACATCCTGACCTATCTTGCTGCGAAGATCCCGTTCCTGCCGTGGCTCCACGTTCTTCCGTCCTGGAAGGAAGCGGCCGGTGCAGAGACGAACATCGCTTCGATTCAAGCTGATGTAAAGCAGGCAGTGATGAACGACCGTACGATTATGGTGCCGCTCGTCCTGCATGGCTCTGTCAACGGCGCAGTCAGCTTGGAGTGCAATGTTGCTTCGAACAATCCGTCGGCACTCGAGTTTGCCGGTACGCAGACCAAGGTCGGAATGATCTATGGTAATGCGAAGTCGGGTAAAGTTGCATTTGCTGCTACGGGACAATTTGCAGAAGGCGACGTGCTCGGTTACCTCGAGTTCGTTTCCAACGATACGCATGTTCCGACGTCGATCGAGCTGAATAACATTTCGATTAATGACCAGGCATATCCGGCTCAGCGCTCCGCTCTTGAAATGGATGTGACATCGGCTTCGGCTACGAATTTCTCGGTCGAGAAAGTCGCTCCGAATCCGTTCAGTGTCTCGGCCGACGCTGCGACCACGGTTCACTTCTCCATGAGCGAATCGAATGTCGTTACCGCAAAGATCTTCGATCTGCTCGGTAAGGAAGTTCGCACGATCACTGCAGGTCAGACATTCTCCGCCGGTTCGCACTCGATCCAGTGGGATGGTCATGATAATAGTGGTGCGGTTGTCCCCGCAGGTGTATACTACTACAACTTGTCGGCGGGTTCGTCGGTGTTGGTCGGTAAGATCAACCTGATGCAGTAA